Part of the Salmo salar chromosome ssa10, Ssal_v3.1, whole genome shotgun sequence genome is shown below.
aaacttctgacccactgggaatgtgatgaaagaaataaaagctgaaataaataattctctctactattattcggacatttcacattctcaaaataaagtggtgatactaacagacctaagacaaggaatttgtactaggattaaatgtcaggaattgtgaaaaactgagtttaaatgtatttggctaaggtgtgtgcAAACTTTAACTGTAGTTTgataagaaaaaaaacaattaaattaattttagaataaggctgtaatgtaacaaaatgtgggtctgaatactttccatatGCACTGTATATCACAATTCACTAAGTGTGAGAGGATGAAACAGTACTCACCGGATATTACTTTTGGGACCCCTATTTTCTCCACTGCCTCTTTCAAATATTCAATGTGGGCTTCAACCATCTGGAGAGCATAGGGAAATGAGAAATAAAGCAATGTACCACCGCTACTGGTCACTTAGATTGGGATTCAGCCTATTTAATTCTCACCTGCAGTGTGTCTGTGGACAGTGAATCCTTCATTATGGAAATTCTTTTGTGGGAAGAAGCAAAGTCACATAAGTGTTGTTTCTTTACTTGCACAGACATaggcagcagtgtgaggtacactgaacaaaaatataaaactcaacatgcaacagtttctaagattttaccgagttacagttcatataaggaaatcagccaattgaaataaataaattaggcacatgactggaaatacagatatgcatctgttggtcacagataactttttcaaaaagtaggggcgtggatcggaaaaccagtcagtatccgcTGTGAtccccatttgcctcatgcagcgcgacacatctccttcacatagagttgatcaggctcttgattgtggcctgtggaatgttgtcccactcctcttcaatggctgtgtgaagttgctgaatattggtgggaactggaacacgctgtcatacacgtcgttccagagcatcccaaacatactcaatGTTGGTgattatgcaggccatggaagaactgagacatttttagcttccaggaattgtgtacagatccttgtgacatgaggccatggattatcatgctgaaacatgaggtgatggtggctgatgaatggcacgacaatcggcctcaggatctcgtcacagtatctctgtgcattcaaattgccatcgataaaatgcacttgtgttcattgtccgtagcttatgcctgcccataacataaccccaccgccaccatggagcactctgttcacaacgttggcatcagcaaaccactcgcccacacaacgccatgcacgctgtctgccatctgcccggtacagttgaaaccgggattcatgaagagcacacttctccagcatgccagtggccattgaaggtgagcattttcccactgaaatcAGTTATGACACCAAACTGCAGGCAGGCCAAGACCCTGGTGAGTacctaagaaagcaaaggtaactgaactaaatgactttcACCCcacagcactcacttctgtcatcatgaagtgctttgagaggctagttaaggatcatatcacctctaccttacctgacaccctggacccacttcaatttgcttgccgctcaatagatccacagatgatgcaatcgtcattgcactgcacacttccTTATCCCATCtgcacaagaggaatacctatgtaagaatgctgttcattgactatagctcagccttcaacaccatagtaaacTCCAAGCTCATCCtaaagctcgaggccctgggtctgaaccccgctctatggaactgggtcctggacttcctgacgggccgcccataggtggtgaaggtaggaaacaacacctccacttcactgatcctctacacaggggccccacaagggtgcgtgctcagcctcctcctgtagtccttgttcacccatgactgcgtgtggccacacacgcctcccactcagtcatcaagtttgcagacgacacaaccatagtaagcctgattaccaacaatgacgagagtcGTGGAAATTCAGTCCTGAGAGAGACTTGgttatttcttcaaacaatcattttttttaaaatatcgattaattattgcaataatgacaCCGTCAGCCCAACAGTCTTGTTCTGACTGCTAGGCTGAGAGCCTGAATCATACAATGCACAGTTCATATAGCTAATACCCAGAATGCTTGGTTCCACCACTCCCATATAGATTGGGGGGCACCATAAGCCACTTTGGGCTCATCCTGCCTTTAGCTGCCCCTGGCGTTATCTTAACCCCTGGCCTAatttcccagatgccaggatgTCTAAGGACCATTGAGGCCTTTGTTCTACTACTCTCTATCCCAGCTAAACATACACCATATCTTGTCCATGGAATGCAGGCTCAATCAGACCGGAGACATATGTCTCACATGCACCACTAACCATAAAATGAAATGTGgctgtttgtttttttttttatcacagaGACATCAATCAATTGTCAGCTTCAAGCTATCTCCAGTAAAACCAATGTCCTCGACACCCAGACTAGCTGCAGGAAGCTAGAGTGGACACCATAAAACTCagcattagcaggacagaaatatctTACTGTTTGTTAAGTAATTGTCAAATATCCAACAAATCAGGTAAATATGTAATTCTTCTATCACACGAGACAGcccacagggaggaggtgagggccctggtggagcggtgccaggaaaatatcctctccctcaacatcaacaaaacgaaggagctgatccttgacttcaggAAAAAGctgagggagcacgcccctatccacattgatgggaccgcagtggagaaggtggaaagcttcaagttcctcggcgtacacgtcaTTCATTTTAGTCATTCATTGATGATCTGAAAAGGTCCACCcatacagacagcgtggtgaagaaggtgcaacagtgccttttcaacctcaggaggctgaagaaatttgtcttggcccctaaaacttttacagatgcacaattgagagcatccagtCGGGCCATAtcaactgcaccacccgcaacagcagggttctccagagggtggtgcggtctgcccaacgcatgaccgggggcacactgcctgcccttcaggacacctacaccacccgatgtcacaggaaagacAAAAAggtaatcaaggacatcaaccacccgagccacggcctgttcaccctgttatcatccagaaggcgaagtcagtacaggtgcatcagaccgagagactgaaaaacttttttttagggggtagatcagctttaatattgcagatagattgtagcttccatcaatgtaattgtctgcatcacttctaatcccccatatatattttttcaaatatatatatatatatatatatatatatatatatatatatatatatacatacatacatacatacatacatatcgttcaaaagttttgggtcacttaaagaaaagcacattttatgtccattaaaataacatcaaattgatcagaaatacagtgtagacattgttaatgttgtaaatgactattgtagctggaaacgactgatattttatggaatatctacataggcgtacagaggctcattatcagcaaccatcactcctgtgttccaatggcacgttgtgttagctaatccaagttgatcattttctgataaccaggtggcgaatcgcatctctgcatgtctggcagacatatcagtgtggatgacggatcaccacctcaagctgaacctcggcaagacggagctgctcttcctcccggggaaggactgcccgttccatgatctcgccatgacggttgacaactccattgtgtcctcctcccagagtgttaagaaccttggcgtgaccctggacaacaccctctcgttctctactaacatcaaggcggtgacccgatcctgtaggttcatgctctacaacattcgcagagtacgaccctgcctcacacaggaagcggcgcaggtcctaatccaggcacttgtcatctcccgtctggattaccgcaactcgctgttggctgggctccctgcctgtgccattaaacccctacaactcatccagaacgccgcagcccgtctggtgttcaaccttcccaagttctctcacgtcaccccgctcctccgctctctccactggcttcctgttgaagctcgcatccgctacaagaccatggtgcttgcctacggagctgtgaggggaacggcacctccgtaccttcaggctctgatcaggccctacacccaaacaagggcactgcgttcatccacctctggccagctcgcctccctacctctgaggaagcacagttcccgctcagcccagtcaaaactgttcgctgctctggcaccccaatggtggaacaagctccctcacgacgccaggacagcggagtcaatcaccaccttccggagacacctgaaaccccacctctttaaggaatacctaggataggataaagtaatccttctaccccccccttaaaagatttagatgcactattgtaaagtggttgttccactggatatcataaggtgaatccaccaatttgtaagtcgctctggataagagcgtctgctaaatgacttaaatgtaaatgtaaaaggctgattgatcattagaaaacccgtttgcaattatgttagcacagctgaaaactgttgtcctgattaaagaagcaataaaactggcctttagaatagttgagtatctggtgcatcagcatttgtgggttcgatccgATGTCGTTttgcgtatcagttcataaaccatgtgccatggaatcggtacgtcgaaaatctcttcccaactattttgcaatctatatggcacagctgtccatttttttggtccttaaatgaaactgatatacttttttatttatcgcaattttctttaaccaatgatggtctttaatgcagagccggcagacaagttccttactttttcccccttccacttgcctcttccatttttgcgataatgctgcaattagttggttgtaattttggatagagcagacatttccatatgtttttgttagctgcatgtgtgacataactccaccagtcctatttataatatAATTTATGAAGATTATACCTTTTTAAAAAAGAATTTCAAAACATactgtttttttaatcaattagtatatttgagtttaagcataatatttgttgtattatttgttgtcTTTTCTGGTAGGTtaaattgaaattgcaacaaaCTTTCCATGGCTTCTTTTTAAAATAGCGATATTTGGGAGAGgatttccttttcaaataactgaaagtgagaggttgtaatctgaattaaGGGAAAAAAGGCCTTTCTTGAACatagggtgagacattcttactaatttgctagagaaccagttcggatttaagtgtaacttttgtatgactgaagcctttagtgagaggtatAATGCTTTAATAATTAATTTAATAATTCCATAATTcatccgaattcatattcattatataaataggcccatttaattttgtctggcttgccattccaaataaacttGAATGTTTttctcatataatttaaaaaactgtTCTCTAGGTGTAAGCAACACCATaaacaaataggtaaactgggatattactaaagagttaatcagggtgatttttccacaaatagaaagGTATTTACCTTTcaatggtagcaagatcttatctatttttgctaacgctctattaaaatgtattggagtgagattaTGTATTTATTTCAGGATATGTATACCTAGTATATCTACATCACCATCAGacaattttattggtaaactacacagtaatgtaaaagttgttttttttgtgatccaatacatgATATAGTACATTTATgataatttggttgtaatccagagagatTAGAAcaattatctagatcctctatgaggctgtggaggtaTCCaagttgtggatttaaaagaaaacatgaatcatcagtttacaatgacacctttgcTTTTAAGCCCTGTATTTCTAATCCCTTGATatttattgttggatctgattttaatggctaacattttgatggccataatacatagatatgccaatagtggacaaccttgttttactcctcttgacattTTACATCTTTCTGAGaggtagccattatttactattttacacctagggttactatacataattttaacccattttataagagattctccaaaattgtaatgctccaggcatttatatataaactccagtcacaCTTTATCAatagccttttcaaagtcagctatgaaagCAGGCCTAGTTTCacagatttttcatagtgttctattattTCCAGTACTtgccttatattatctccaatgtttcATCCATGTAAAAAGCCTGTCTGATTAGAATGAATAATGTCCGACAATACCTTTTAAATTCTATACGCTGTACATTTTGCAAGAATTGTTGCATCACAATACTGAATtgtaaggggcctccaatttttttcaatggactggatctttatatttcccACTTGTattctgtttcagtaataatgaaatcagaccttcttgttgagtgtctgataatctaACATAGGAGtgattaaaacatgctaataatggtcctttgaGTATATCAAAACAGTTTTGGTATGCCtctactggtatgccatccagccctggagttttcccggacttaaaggctttaattgcatcaagaagttcctcctctgtaatttcaccTTCACATGAGTATTTCTGTATGGCTGTtaattttacaaaaaaaaacaattatccatacaattagcttaagttagaggagatggaggagactgaaactaAAACATATCCTTAAAGTAGGCCTACTCCGCTTCcactttcaaaatataatttggtgaatcatgggtgactcTGTCActtgtaacaagtttcagtaaattatttttggtagcatttctatgttgaagattttaaaataatttggtgcatttttccccatattccatccagtttgctttattattataatatattacTCTTGATCTTTGTTGAATTAGTTCCTccgtttctttttgtttttcctctaacttattctgagcCTCTATGATACAGTTTTTATTGTTACCTATCTATTCTGTTAGTCTTTCTATTTCCTTTATTAGTTGGACCCCTTAGACctgaattgcttttgttttagagatgagtactgaataGCATGGCctttaaaggcacatttaaaaagtgtcccatacaataaggggatttgctgtacctatgttatgtcggaAATATTCAGTTATAAATAACTctgtcctagttaaaaacaagttatcatTCAAAAGGCTATGATTAAatgtccaatatcctcgcccatgtGGAAATTCAGTAAGAGCAATGTATATGCCAATTATCTGATGGTCCGACAGCATTCGATCCCCTATCAACACCGTTTTTACTTTTGGTGCCaatgagaatgacataagaaagaaGTCAAGACAactagcttgattgagcctcctccatgtttttttatttaactagtcaagtcagttaagaacaaattcttatttacaatgatggcctacctcggccaaaccctaacccggacaacactgggccaattgtgcgctgccctataggactctcaatcatggccggttgtgatacagcctggaatcgaaccaaggtctatagtgacgcctctagcactgagatgtagtgccttagactgctgcaccactcgggagcccctgtatatctcactaggtcaggatatttaagcctccatatgtCCACCagctccaatatatccatgacattcatgatttccttaaaaGCACGAGGGTGATAGTTCGTAATGTGATTTTGATTACGGTCCATTAAGGTATTTAAAACAGTATTCCAATCTCCCACCATGATAATAGAGTCTTGTATTGCTTGCAGGGTTGatcatttattatatatattttcaaagaagcgtgAAAAGGTTAatgagccatatctgtttatggtccaataacGTATTTAAAATCATCCATCTACCTTGCGGATCTGTTTAGACAATTTGCACATtcggatcaaaattactgttaattaatatcatcgcCCCTTTTGAGTTACTTTGCCAATGGGAGAAGTATATTTCACCCCCCCCCAGTCCTTTTCACACACAACGTAATTttaaattgttgaatgagtttcctgtaaacattagatattatattccttctctttgagCCAGGTAAATATTGTTCTTCTTTTCTTATTATTTGCTAAGCTATTACAATTGattatacttatttcaccatttaCCATGAAATACAAGTTTCAAATCTATTTAccataatatatgtttgtaaatttaccattaaaaagtaccatagtgattgagtgtccatatagctgtaccatgatatttgcattgctactaagtaaccctccaattgttctccactattccacccgctaaagcCCTCCCCATCccaagttgggttgtcatcccagtgACCGGCAGACCACCCCAGTCCCTCCGGATCCCTAGCCCCCCCAGAGAGGCCAGGACCCATCCTttgaaaagagcacacagtgccacccacagaacagaagcagatcaacCGCTAAAAGTATTTCCAATGCTCTCACCTCAATTTGATTCATATATAGCTattaaaaatatttatatattcaaaTTTCTTGCGTATCTTAATTTCCATCATTTACAATTAATATGCGTAATAATGTTGACAGTTCATGGAAAGGATTGTTACCTGTAACCAGGATTGCCAATGCATTAAATTCTTGTcaagcaattattattttagcaaaacaTTATTGTGATTcctcctatattgtccctaacatccttACCCCCTTGCAACAGATgtggtatatacacacacacaaatacactctTACACACTCAACCCCTTTCCCCCACAATCAACCATAAGCTCAGATGCCCAATGGTTGTTACAttccagagcccaactcaagaaaggaccTGATTTACAAATGCATATACAGTTACAGCTGTTGAGAAAGCATGCAAGACTTAACCAATGTCAAGTCCTAGGTGATAGAGATCAGATCCACCCCattaccctgaaacacacacactctggtccCCGTTATGACCATTTTCCCCaagcatctctgtgcagtcagacctttgattattttgtgccaccagggccacaataacatgccccctctctgattgttcgagtgtgaccccctccccatgggtacTGCAGCCAGTGTTACTagcacagcttctatctcaaggccatcagacttttaTATAGCCATCACTAgatggctaccacccggttattcaaccctgcaccttagatgcTGCTacactatatacatagacatggaatcactgctcactttaatggaacactagtcactttaataatgtttacatactgctttactcatttcatatgtatatactctattctaatctactgtattttagtcaatgccaccccgacattgctcgtcctaatatttatataataccagtcaaaagttcagaCACATGGCCTCCCGAGCGGCacggcggtctaaggcactgcatcgcagtgctatctGTGTCACTATAtatcctggtttgattccaggctgtgtcgcagccgaccgggagacccatgaggtggcacataattggcacagcgtcgtcctggttaggggagggtttggccggccgggatgtccttgtcccatctcgctctagcgactcctgtggcgtgcCGGGCGCAACAACGCtaacacggttgccaggtgtacggtgtttcctccgacacattgctgctgctggctttcgggttaaatgggcagtgtgtcaagaagcagtgcggcttggcggggtcgtgtttcggaggacacacggctctcgaccttcgcctctcctcagttcgtacaggagttgcagcgatgggacaagactgtcacTACCAATTGGACACCACAAAAAAGGGGTACAAAAAAtctataaaatacattttccggattgactgaccttcatgtcttaaatgatGGACAgtcctttctctttgcttatttgtgctattcttgccataatatggacttggtcttttaccaaatagggctatcttctgtataccacccctatcttgtcacaacacaactgattggctcaaacgcattaagaaggaactgtttaactgttaattgaaatgcattccaggtgactacctcatgaagctggttgagagaatgccaaagctgtcatcaaggctactttgaagaatctaaaatctaaaatatattttgatttgtttaacacatttttggttattacatgattccatgtgttatttcatagttttgatgtcatcactattattctactatgtagaaaatagtaaaaacaaagaaaaacccttgaataagtaggtgtggacaaacttttgactggtactgtatatttcttaattccattattttacttttagatttgggtGTATTGTAGTGAatttttagatactactgcatgttggagctaggaacacaagcatttcgctacacctgcaataacatctgctaccaataaaatttgattcgagATTTGAtttgagcacgcagatgagcttccctgagacggtttcagaCAGTTTAAACAGAAATTCATCAGTTGTGCAaaccccacagtttcatcagctgttcgggtggctggtttcagaccattccgcaggtgaagacgccagatgtggaggtcctgggctggcgtggttacacgtggtcagcATTTGTGAGGCTGGCGttgaaggcggcttatggtagagaaatggacattcaattctctgcaacagctttggtggacattcctgcattcagcatgccaattgcatgcttgctcaaaacttgagatatctgagGCATTGTGACAAAACtggacattttagagtggccatttattgtccccagcactagatgcacctttgtaatgatcatgctgtataatcagcttcttgatatgccacacctgtcaggtggatggattatcttggcaaaggagaaatgctcactaacagggatgaaaactaatttgtgcccaaaatttgagagaaataagctttttgtgcatatcgaacatttctgggatcttttatttcagctcaggaaacatgggaccaacactttacatgttgcgtttatatttttgttccgtatACTTGTTAGTAAACTGCCATGCAATCAGAAAGTGTTTTACTAAACCATTACAGTCTGTATCCCTTATAGAGGCACAGTGGAATCAGTATCACAAGAACAATTAAAAGCATGGTCTTCATGTAATGCCTTTACTCACATATGCAGTTCATATACATGTGTATGTACATGTTCACTACAGTATAGGCGCGTAAATGGACTCACTGTGATGTTGTAGCGATTAGGATCAGTTTCTTCTTGGCGTAGGAAGCAGTCACAACAACCTCCACCTCCTAGACAACGACAAACCCCATTCAGCTACTCTTCTTGGACACATTACTGTCTGATGCTAGGTTATCATTTAAAATATTAAAACAAGTGTTTGTTTGGCTGACCATCTCAAAGTAAAGTCCTGGGATGTCCTCAGCTCCGCTAGTCAGCTCTGCTGCAGCCACAGCTCTGACAGAGATGCCCATTGGGGTCGTCCACAGGTGAGGCACTGACACACTCCACACCCTCAGCACTGGCTCCTCAGAGGACAGAAACTGACaaagggatacagagagacaggtttcATACAGGAACAGACAGATAGAAACACTGACTTACCTGTGTACACAATATAAGAGGTTTGAAATACAATGAAACTCAAAACACCACTAAATTGCAGAGGCCAAGATAGGTCGCATGGTCTGTGGAGCTGATAAAAGCATGTTGTGTCTGTCTGAGGACTGTCCTGAGTGGCTTTGTCACATTACCTGGCTTAGGAACTCTGGAATGGGGGTAGACAAATGTGTCTTAAACAGTTCCTGAAATGAAATTGACCATGTTAAATAACTGGCATACATTAAAACAAACACATTAATTCAGCTTGTAATGAACAAGAATTTCATTGCTTGTCACAGTGCTCCAGTCAGTTTCCCTGCCTTTACCATATTGTAACACCGTGGACCAAACCCCAACAACAAGTCCTGATTACTGTTTTCCTGATAAATGCTGCCTTGTACACTAGTCCACATGACTTCCACTAGTCTGGTAGACACCTACTGTGAGCTCCAGGCCAGAGATGTTGAGGACAAAACGTCTATCTTGGTGGGCAGCTGTAATCAGGGGGTTGAAGACCTCATCAGAGATCCAGAAGTACAGCATGCGGTCCTCTGTCAGTTGGCCGGGGTCGAATACAGACGCATTGATGACAGCTGTCACGTTGTTGTATTTGGCCAGACCCTGGACATTATGGGAAGACAGAAGAAAGATACTGTAATACATATAATAACAATTGGTATTGTGCATCATCATGTACAATGAATATGGATGCTAGATAATAAAGGGATATACAGTACCTTGTGGTAtgattcaatgtaattggatgtGATGACAGGGGCAGAAGTTACTCCAATATCCATGCTGATGTCACCATCACTAAGGAATTGCTCTGTGGGAATCAACACGGAGATGTTAACATAGTCACTGACAGATATTCTAAATAAGAGAAAGTCTTGTTACCTCTATAGACTTCGTGTGTTATCTACCCAGGATCCCCAAACGTGTCCATACCTGCTTGTTCCTGTATAAAGTCAGCCAATATGTTTGCCACATTATTGATCTCCTTACAGATCTAAGATAACAAAAACAGGGACATTGTTTCATTTTATGTTGCAGCTGATGTGACAATGTTTTTGCTGGGTTGCATTAACAAGACAGTAGAGGGCAGAGTTGAGCTATCAGTGAGGCCTCTGTCCAATACCTTGATACACTGCAGGTTTATTTAattaggaaagtcagttaagaacaaattcttatttacaatgatggcctaccctagGTCCAACAGTACATTATTCTCCTATATTTCCCTCTAATCATCACTCACCTGGCTTTTAATAACCAGCTTCACAGTGAAGGTGATGAAGTTTGTGAACAGCCTCTTGAGCCAGCCAGGCCTAAAGCCAGAATGTAAAACACAGGGTTTGTCCTTCATGTCGCAGTTACTTCCCTTGAAGGAAGAGGACATTACAGATATACCATTTTACACTATGTGTATAAAACTATCTGGGTTCCAGAATGCCACTtactccctgtctccctgcagCAGGAGATCCAGCTTGTGGAATGTGAGGTAGCAGTCTGATGTGTCTGCAGCAACTTTCCCCTTTCCACAATCTGAGACAGAGAAAGCACATGATCAGTGGCAGGAAATACATTACAAAAGGTAAGATAAGATTCCTGTAAACTCTTAGGAAGAATGAGAAGGAAGAGTGAACATTGAACACCACAAAAACAATGGGCAgaaaaaggtacttacagagtttgGGGTTAATGCCAAGATCAATGTGCGAATCAATTTCAAAGTCTACTGAATGTCCCACATTGACACTGCAAAACAGATTACACATGGCAGTGTCATGGCCACGCAGATATTCAAGGTAGATATTCAATACAAAACTTAAGTAGTAGCCAACATGAAATGTGGATAAATCACAACATACGTAACTGTAAGATCTAGAAAGTTATATCTAATCATGTCACAAACTATTTCcatccctctcatcctccctgtTCACAATGACTGATGGAAGGACTCACAGCCAGCTTCCATATCCATACTGGATGGTTCCCTTGAAAACAGCAGACACGTTGGAGATGGCAATCTCAATGCC
Proteins encoded:
- the LOC106560849 gene encoding cholesteryl ester transfer protein, with translation MDKCVMTLPVLLLFLGLVVMSQSCLEPASAYRFTGAVCRLTYPAAVVLNEKTTKVIQAAFQHAKYPSISNEKSILFVGKVKYGLANLEIHNLSIGRSEFELIAGEGIEIAISNVSAVFKGTIQYGYGSWLVNVGHSVDFEIDSHIDLGINPKLYCGKGKVAADTSDCYLTFHKLDLLLQGDREPGWLKRLFTNFITFTVKLVIKSQICKEINNVANILADFIQEQAEQFLSDGDISMDIGVTSAPVITSNYIESYHKGLAKYNNVTAVINASVFDPGQLTEDRMLYFWISDEVFNPLITAAHQDRRFVLNISGLELTELFKTHLSTPIPEFLSQFLSSEEPVLRVWSVSVPHLWTTPMGISVRAVAAAELTSGAEDIPGLYFEMEVEVVVTASYAKKKLILIATTSQISIMKDSLSTDTLQMVEAHIEYLKEAVEKIGVPKVISELEPSLTALLDKQGANLFELIEPQVVSQDGFVIIQTDFAFPHHLLVEFLRKTLE